The nucleotide window TGACGGCCTTTGACTATGGTGCCCCGGCCAGCGGTCTGGAATCACTGGAAACAAATCCCGGGACCAACGCTGTCGCCGAGTATGCTCAGAATCGAACCAGCCTGGTCGAGAGCCAGGGCCTCGATGTCATCGTATATCCCAATCCATACCGGATTGACGGGCAATATCGAGCCCTGGGTTTTGAAGGCCGCGGCCAGGATAATGCGCCGGATGATCGGGTGCGGGCAATTCATTTTACCAACCTGCCGCATAAATGCACTATCCGCATTTTCTCCATCGATGGCGACCTGATCCGTGAAATCGTACATGATTACCCGCTTGATGATCCACAGAGTATGCATGATAAATGGGATGTCATCACCCGTAACACCCAGGCTCCGGTCTCGGGGATATACTATTATTCAGTGGAATCGGAGTATGGTAGCCAGCTGGGAAAGATTGTGCTCATCATGTAGCATTTACAGCCATTATCAGTTGTCCCGGAATGTTTATTCTTCATTCCGGTGGAAATAATATCAATAAAAAACCCGTGTCGTTTATGATACGGGTTTTCTTTTTTTGTGTCCGATTATCGCCTGGAAATTATTCCTCGACCGAAATAAATTTCTTATCGCGGCCTTTCTGATGATAACGCACGACGCCGGTGATTTTGGCATAAAGAGTGTCATCTTTGCCGCGACCGACATTGAGTCCAGGGTGGAATTTGGTCCCACATTGGCGGACAAGAATCGAACCGGCCGGAACGGCTTCGCCCGAAAAAACTTTTATGCCGCGCCGCTGACCATGACTATCGCGGCCATTGCGGGAGGAACCAACACCTTTTTTGTGAGCCATAATGCTACTCCGTATCTCAAACTATTTTTTTCAAAACTAAGGCCCGGCTTTCACCGGGCCTGATATTATAATAAGAATCCCGAAAAAATCAAGCCTTTTATTTGGTCACCTTCTCCGGTTTTTCGTCATTGACCGGTTTTTCATTGAAACTGAAAATCAGTTTCTGCTCATCAGCCCCAATCTTCAGATCGCAATCACCGGCATACTGACCCCGCAAAAGCTCCTCGGCCAGCGGGTCTTCCAGATATTTCTGGATAGCACGGCGTAGCGGTCGGGCTCCCAGCATCGGCTCATACCCTTTGCCTGCCAAAAAGTTACGACCATCGTCGGTGAGCGTGAAACTGATGCCCTTGTCGGCCAATCGCTTGGCAACATCCTCCAGCAAAATATCGACAATCTGCTTGATATGATCGAGAGTCAGCGAATGGAATACAACCGTCTCATCGATCCGGTTGAGCAGTTCCGGGTTGAATATTTTCTTGAGTTCCTCGGTAACTTTTTTCTTCATCGAATCATGCGATTCATCGGCCTCAGTCGATCCGAAACCAACCGTCTTACCGTCGCGAATCCGTCGCGTTCCGATATTGGAAGTCATAATGACCACGGTATTGCGAAAATCAACCTTGCGCCCGAAAGAATCGGTCAAAGAACCATCATCCATCAACTGGAGCAGGATATTGAAAACGTCCGGATGGGCTTTCTCGATTTCATCGAGAAGAACCACGGAGTAGGGCCGGCGACGAACCTTTTCGGTCAGCTGTCCGCCCTCTTCATAACCGACATATCCGGGAGGAGCACCAATCAAACGAGAAACCGCGAATTTTTCCATATATTCGGACATATCGATCCTGATTAACGATTCGGCATCCTCGAACAGGAATTCGGCCAGGGCACGCGCCAGTTCGGTTTTTCCAACCCCGGTGGGGCCAAGGAAAATAAATGATCCGATCGGGCGCCGCGGATCGGCCAGGCCGGCACGGGCACGCCTGATGGAGCGAGTGATAGTGGCAATAGCCTCATCCTGCCCCACAATTTTCTTCCTCAGTTCTTCCTCCATCCGGAGCAGGCGCTTGGATTCTTTTTCTTCGAGCCGGAAAAGCGGGATACCGGTCATTTGCGAAACGACCTGCGAGATATCATCTTCCTGAAGAACGACACGCTCTTTTTCCCGTTTTTCCTCCCACTCCTTCTTCATTTCCTGAAGACGTTCTTTTTTGAATTTCAGTTCATCGCGAAGTTGAGCGGCGGTTTCGAACGCCTGATTTTTAACGGCCTTTTCCTTTTCCTCCTGAAGAGAAGTGATTTCATTCTCGATCTCGGCAAATTCCTTCGGCTTGGCATAGGTCGCCAGATGAGCCCGACTGCCCGCCTCGTCGATTACATCGATGGCTTTATCAGGCTGGAAACGCCCGCTGATATAGCGATTGGATAGCTTCACCGCCGACTCGATGGCTTCATCGGAAATAGTCAGCTTATGATGCTCTTCGTATTTGGGGCGAAGCCCTTTAAGGATATGAACGGTGTTTTCCACCGACGGTTGTTCCACCATAACGGTCTGGAAACGGCGGTCCAGCGCTCCATCTTTCTCGATATATTTTCGATATTCGTTCAATGTGGTGGCACCGATACACTGCAACTCGCCACGGGAGAGAGCCGGTTTAAAAATATTACTGGCATCAAGTGATCCCTCGGCTCCGCCGGCCCCGACGATGGTATGTAATTCATCGATGAAAATGATAACATCTTTGGAATTGATAATTTCTGTCATGACGGCCTTGAGGCGTTCCTCGAACTGGCCGCGGTATTTGGTACCGGCCACCAGGGAAGCCATATCAAGCGTAACCAGACGCCGGTTTTCCAGGTTTTGCGGGACCTTCCCCTCGACAATCCGCTGGGCCAAACCTTCGGCTATGGCGGTTTTGCCGACACCGGGTTCACCTATCAAAACCGGGTTGTTTTTCTTGCGGCGCGACAGAATCTGGCTGACCCGCTCGATTTCATTGTTACGACCGATAATAGGATCAAGCCGTCCGCGGCGGGCCAGTTCGGTCAGGTCGCGGCCATAGTGATCCAGAGCCGGAGTCTTGGATTTTTTGCGTTTCCGCTTGAAAGATGAAGGCTTGCCGCTCTGAACGTTTTTCAACTCTTCATAAACTTCTTTATAGTCTATCTCATACATCGAGAGAACCTGCGCGGCCACACCCTCTTCATCTTTGAGAAGAGCCAGCAGGATATGCTCGGTATCGATATCTTTGGATTTAAGAGCCCGGGCTTCCTGCCCGGAAACTTCCAATGTCTTCTTGGCCCGGGCGGTCAACGGCACCTGGCCCATGGTCATGGTTCCACCCGAGGGCTGAACGACTTCCTCGATCGAAGCTTTCAAATCCTGGGGTTCCAATCCCAGATTGGTGATGATTTCGATAGCTCGGCCGTCACCCAGTCGAATCAGTCCCAGCAGGAGATGCTCGGTCCCGATATAATCATGACGAAGCCGAGCCGCTTCATCCCTGGCATACTCGATGGCTTTCCGGGCTAATTCCGTAAACATCTCGTTCATTTTATATACCTTTCAGTTATGGTCTCCGCTAAAACGATATATGATAATCATAATATCATGTCTTTAATTTAAGTCTCTCTCTGACGATCTCTGCTCTTAAAGCATCACGTTGATCGGATGGCATCTCCTCGCCATAGTACTTCTGAAGATGCGCCGGTTGCGACAGAAGCAGAAGTTCATTAATCAGACCTATATCGATTGAATCAATAATTTTCATTGCCACACCCAAACGCAGGGCAGATAACATATTCATCACTTCTTCCGAAGTCAGCACCCGGGCGTACTGCAGGATACCATAAGCCCGCCAGATTTTATCCTCAATCTGATCGGAGGCCTCTTCCATTAAGCGCCCCCGGGCTTGCTCCTCTTCTTTAATTATCAAACGAGTAACCTTGCCAATCAGTTCCAATGTTTCCGCCTCGGAAACGCCCAGAGTATTCTGGTTGGAAACCTGTACCAAATTACCCAGAACATCGGTTCCTTCGCCGTAAAAACCGCGCACAACTACACCCATCTGAGTGATTTTCGGAATAACCCGGTCGATCTCCTTGGTAATCACCAACCCCGGCAGATGTATCAGCACCGAGGCCCGCATCCCGGTTCCGACGTTGGTCGGACAGGCTGTCAGAAAACCGAAATCGGGATCATAGTCGAACTCCAGAAGTGAACCGATCTCATTATCGTATTTTATGGCTGTCTCGAATGGTTCTTTCTGATTCAGTCCGGAGGAAAGAGCCTGTATCCGCAGGTGATCTTCCTCATTAATCATAATCGAGACTTTTTCATCATCACTGATAAATAAAGCCTGGGCGGTATCGTCGCTCATAAATCGCGGGGAAACCAGATGACGTTCAACCAGGAAATCGCGATCAAGGGCGGTCAATTGATTGGCATGATAAACCTTACCGTGCGATAGTATATTGGAGCGGGTAATGGCCGATTCAAAATAGCCAATGATTTTTTCCTTTGTATCCGCATGAGCCGCGGACGGAAAGGCGCAACCGGCGATATTTCTGGCCAGGCGGACCCGTGATGAAAGGACCACCATATTCTCATCGCCTTTACCGGACAACCAGCCCGTCAGACTTTTGGCCATATCTTCAAACATAGTCCTCAATTTTTATCCTCGGATACCAGATGAGCCTTTCTAACGGCCTTTAATTTATCCCGTAAATCGGCCGCCCGCTCAAAATCTTCAGCCTTTATGGCTTTCTTTAATTCCGTTTCAAGTCTTTCTTCTTCACGAATCGGCAGAGTTTGATCGGCCGATGAAACCGGTAACTTGCCTTTATGAAGCGAAGAACCATGGATTTTACGCATTATCATTTCCAGCCTGGGCCGAAAAGCCTGATAACATTGACCGCAGCCGAATCTTCCCTGCCGCGCAAATTCCTCGAAAGTCAAGCCGCATCCCTCGCATTTCAGATCCGGCATGTCACCCTTCTGCTCTGGGAATTGTTGCTGAATCAAACCGGCCAGGATATCGGACAGAGGAAAAGCAACATTATCCAGGGGCGAATGAAAGCCTCTCTTGGCGGCACATTCCTTGCACAGAGACAGGACAAGCTTTTCGTTGTTGACGATTTGCGTCAGATGGACCGTCGCCTGTTCCTTCTTACAATCCTGACAAAGCATAATTTATTCCCAATCTTTTTCGACCCCGCTTAAAAGGCCATTTTCCAATTTGACGATTCTTCGACAGCTTCCGGCTAAATCTTTGTTGTGCGTGGCAATAAGGAAAGTTATTCCGCGCTTTTGACTCAGATCGCTCAAAAGACTGTGCAATCTTTCTCCGTTCTTTATATCCAGGTTTCCCGAAGGCTCATCGGCAATCACAATTGCCGGATTATTGACCAGAGCGCGCGCCACGGCCACGCGTTGCTGTTCACCTCCGGATAATTGCCTGGGCCGGTGCCTGATCCTACTGCTTAAACCAACATCAGCCAGAAGTTGTTCCGCATCTGATGTGGCCTCGGCCATAGTGCGTCCGGCAATCAATGACGGCATCATAACGTTTTCAAGCGCCGTAAAGTCCTCAAGGAGATGATGTTGCTGAAAGATAAAACCGACATTATGATTACGGAAACGGGCCAGATCGCTTTCCGTTTTCGATCCGAATTCCTCATCTTTAATCCTGACCGAGCCACTGGTCGGACGGTCAAGACCTCCCAGAATATGCATCAGGGTTGATTTGCCGACCCCCGATTCCCCAATCACAGCTACCATCTCACCAAAGGCTACATCAAGATTAATACCCTGAAGAACTTTAAGGGTTCCTTCGGCAGTTTCAAAATTCCGGCAGATGCCCCTTGCGACCAGGAGGGGATTGTTATTGGCCGTTTCCAATCAATAAGCTCCCATATATCCCAACGTCACTATTTAAGTATATAACTATTTTCGCCAGAATCGTCAAATTATTTAGCTAAGCCGCCTATATTCATCAACTTATTATTGCCGGATGACATCGATTACCGATTGGCGAGAGGCTCTTATGGCCGGATAGAGAGCGGCCAGAAAACAAATTACAATAGTTACCAGGCCGGCCAGAATAAAATCCACCAGGTGAACTTCAACCGGAAGATAATCAATAAAATACAACTCGCTGGGAAGTGAAATGACGGCGTATTCATTCTGTATCCAGGAGGCCGCCAGAGCCAGTGACCAACCGCATATAATCCCAATAGCACCTATCACCAGACCATTCATGACAAAAATACGCCGGATTGAGGCGGTAGTGGAACCGATGGTCTTTAAGATACCGATTTCAGCCCTTTTTTCCATGGCAAGCATGACCAGGGTTGAAATAATCGAGAAAGCCGCCACCAGGACAATTAAAATGAATCCTATAAAAAGGACTTTCTTTTCCAGGGCAATCCAAGAGAAAAGATTTTTGTGAAGCACATTCCAGGGCACAATATCATATTTAAAACCCAGGATTTCCCGAATCCGTGGGGCGACCTGGTCGGCCAGATAAATATCTGTCAATTTGAGATGGATGGCGGTGACTTCATTGTTCATCTGAAACAGATGCTGGGCGGAGACCAGAGAAATATAGGCCAGTTGCTCATCAAACTCGTACATCCCGGTTTCGAAAATCCCGGTGATATAAAATTTGGAAACCCGGGGTCGCGTTGCGCGGCGAAGATCATCGCCGCGCAATGAATAAAGCACCACCGGATCACCTATCGTGACCCCAAGACGATTCCTCAAACCCTCCCCGATTATCATACCTGATGCATTTTCGGACGAATCCATAAGAGCGATATCAAAGGAGTATTCACCGAGGATAATGTCGTCAGCAATATTGGCGGTTCGCTTTTCTTTCTCGAGATCGATTCCCCGTACTACAATCCCATCACCGGCCGTTTCCGATGAAATGGCCGCCTTATAATATATAAAGGGTGATGCGGCAATAACCTGGTCGACCTTTTCAACCTGGGTAATAATATTATCATATTCACTGATGGTCATCACATTGCGCGGGAAAATGGTTATGTGAGATGTGGTTCCCAGAAGACGACTGCGAAGTTCGGTTTCGAAACCGTTATGCATCGACATGACAAAACAGACCACCGCCACACCAAGAGTAATACCTAGAGTTGTGATCCAGGTCGATACTGACGTGAAAAAGCGACCGGATTTCAGATACCGGCCGGCAATAAAACGCTCATATCGCATGCCTTATATAGTCATGATTGGTGATGATTGGCAATGATAAACTATCGGGACGGCCGATATTTATTCTTCAGGGCTTTCTCGACCGGCAACGGTACCAGGGTATGAACATCACCCTCATTGGAAGCAACATCTTTGACAATGGTGGATGACAGATAAACCCAGGACAGGGCCGGCATTAAAAAAACCGTTTCCACGGAGCGAGCCATTTTCCGGTTCATCAGGGCCATCTGAAATTCATATTCAAAATCGGAAACCGCCCGAAGGCCCCTGATTATGGCGCAGGCCTTCTGTTTTCGGGCCAGATCGGCCAGCAGACCGTCAAACTGGATGACCTCGATATACCGGCTTTTCTTCAGGCTTTCTTTAACCAGAGCGAATCGTTCATCGTGGGTAAACAGCGGATTTTTTCCCGCATTCAGGGCCACCGCCACAATCAATCGGTCAAACAATTTTACCGCCCGTTCTATCAAAGAAATATGGCCGTTGGTGATGGGATCGAAAGTCCCGGGATAGATGGCGATTCTCTCATTATGGCGTTTCATTGTGGGCATAAAAGGACACCTCGGTTTGGCCGAATTTTCTTTGCTTCAACCGAACCAGACCGGGCGCGGTCTCTGCCGCCCGGCCGTATTTATGTTCAATGATAAGGATTCCCTGGGGACTAAGCAAGTTATATTGCACAATCATTTCTATAACTTCAATCGGTGCTACCAGATCATATGGCGGGTCGGCAAAAATAAGATCGAACCGCGTTTTATGTTCGGACAGAATTTTCCCTGCCTCCCGGTAATCGGATTCGATAACTCGCTCGGTTAAACCCAGGGACTTGAGATTACGTCGAATCATCTCAGCCGGTTTATGGTTAGCCTCGACAAAAACCGCCGAGACAGCCCCGCGGGAAATGGCATCAATCCCAAGTGCCCCGGATCCGGCGAACAGGTCCAGGACCCTTGCCTGCTCAATATCATTCATGAGGATATTAAAAACGGCCTGGCGAGTTTTATCAGAGGTTGGCCGGGTGGCCATCCCCGGAATCCCATAGATTATCCTCCCCCGAAATATGCCACCAGTGATTCTCATTGGTCACTCAACCATCAGGCCGAGGGCCACCAAAAATTTTCCGGCCTGTTCGCCTGATGATTCCGAAAACAGCTCCTTTTTTATAACTGGCAATACGGCTCGAACTCCCATTGCCTCCCCCAGCTTTTCGACCAGATTCTGATTGGTCCGCTCACCGGTAATAACCAGCATCGATAGAGGCAGGGAATGAAAAGTTCGATCCAGAGCCATTCGGCGGTACTGCAGGGTTGCCACCAAATCCAGTAAAAAAGCCTTCGACAGGTTCCCCCCGTTATTGACTGAGGCGGGATCAGCCATCACTGCCCCGATCTCAACCGGATAATCATCGCGAAGGAAACAAAAGGAAGCAAGATTACTACTGATGTCGACCAGACCGATTAATTGTCCCCCTTCGCGGCGACAGAAATGCCGGTAGCCGGCGGCCAGGGCCCAAGAGCGCAGTTTAAATCCTGTCGGGCGGGCCAAAACCTCCTTCAGAAAATCGATCCGTTTATCGACGGCATCACGGTTATAGGCAATCGCCAGCCGTTCCGACGATCCCTCACGACCGAAAGATTCCAGATAATAATGGCTTTGATCGATCAGAAGCGAACTGGATAATTCAAAAACCGCCAGTTTCCCGGGATTTAAACCATAGTCGGAAACAATATTTATTCGTTTGATTACCGATTCATTTTCCGGGATGGCCAGAAACAATTCACCATCGGATTCGATCAAATCGGGCCGAAGTTGTTCGGAAGGAATTGCCAGAAGCGCCTCGACCCTTTCCCTACCGTGGGCATATGTCTGGCTTGCCAGACTGACCATTCCATCGGAAAAATCAATCCCGTATTTTTTTCCCTTCAGAGTTACCACGGGCGGACCTCGATATAATCCCGGAGCTTTTCAAAGGAGGAGTAACCAATGCCCTTAATTTTCATTATGTCTTCCGGTTTTTGAAATCGGGCGGTATCGCGATAGGATATAATTCTCGATGCCAGAACCGGGCCGATACCCGGCAGAAGCTCCAGAGAATCGGCCGGAGAAGAATTCAAATCGATTCTGATAATCGGGCGATAGCGCTGATCATTATCACCGAGCGTCACTGAAAATTTCAGCCGGCTTTCATCCACTTCGGAATAATCACGCAGAAATGAATAAACCGACAGGATTATGAGCATTCCTGAAAGGAAAATCACGACACGCAATTGAGGTGTCGAAAAATTAAAAAATCGGTTCATCAAATTAACAAAAAAGAGACATAATTACCCGGTCAATATATATATCTTCCGCCAAAAAGCAACTATCTTCAGGATTCAAAATTATTGACCCGGCGGTACACCCATGACTCGTTAAGGTGATTGTGTTTTGGATTCAGCAAATGCAGAATGCGGTCCACCAGCGATGGGGTTGAATTAAAAACTGCCTCCACTGGCCCGTAGTACCGTGAAAGCGAATCGAGATGGTCGGCCAGACTATCATCGGTGAAAATAAC belongs to Candidatus Zixiibacteriota bacterium and includes:
- the coaD gene encoding pantetheine-phosphate adenylyltransferase, with the protein product MKRHNERIAIYPGTFDPITNGHISLIERAVKLFDRLIVAVALNAGKNPLFTHDERFALVKESLKKSRYIEVIQFDGLLADLARKQKACAIIRGLRAVSDFEYEFQMALMNRKMARSVETVFLMPALSWVYLSSTIVKDVASNEGDVHTLVPLPVEKALKNKYRPSR
- a CDS encoding protein arginine kinase: MFEDMAKSLTGWLSGKGDENMVVLSSRVRLARNIAGCAFPSAAHADTKEKIIGYFESAITRSNILSHGKVYHANQLTALDRDFLVERHLVSPRFMSDDTAQALFISDDEKVSIMINEEDHLRIQALSSGLNQKEPFETAIKYDNEIGSLLEFDYDPDFGFLTACPTNVGTGMRASVLIHLPGLVITKEIDRVIPKITQMGVVVRGFYGEGTDVLGNLVQVSNQNTLGVSEAETLELIGKVTRLIIKEEEQARGRLMEEASDQIEDKIWRAYGILQYARVLTSEEVMNMLSALRLGVAMKIIDSIDIGLINELLLLSQPAHLQKYYGEEMPSDQRDALRAEIVRERLKLKT
- a CDS encoding ABC transporter permease, which translates into the protein MRYERFIAGRYLKSGRFFTSVSTWITTLGITLGVAVVCFVMSMHNGFETELRSRLLGTTSHITIFPRNVMTISEYDNIITQVEKVDQVIAASPFIYYKAAISSETAGDGIVVRGIDLEKEKRTANIADDIILGEYSFDIALMDSSENASGMIIGEGLRNRLGVTIGDPVVLYSLRGDDLRRATRPRVSKFYITGIFETGMYEFDEQLAYISLVSAQHLFQMNNEVTAIHLKLTDIYLADQVAPRIREILGFKYDIVPWNVLHKNLFSWIALEKKVLFIGFILIVLVAAFSIISTLVMLAMEKRAEIGILKTIGSTTASIRRIFVMNGLVIGAIGIICGWSLALAASWIQNEYAVISLPSELYFIDYLPVEVHLVDFILAGLVTIVICFLAALYPAIRASRQSVIDVIRQ
- a CDS encoding ABC transporter ATP-binding protein — encoded protein: METANNNPLLVARGICRNFETAEGTLKVLQGINLDVAFGEMVAVIGESGVGKSTLMHILGGLDRPTSGSVRIKDEEFGSKTESDLARFRNHNVGFIFQQHHLLEDFTALENVMMPSLIAGRTMAEATSDAEQLLADVGLSSRIRHRPRQLSGGEQQRVAVARALVNNPAIVIADEPSGNLDIKNGERLHSLLSDLSQKRGITFLIATHNKDLAGSCRRIVKLENGLLSGVEKDWE
- a CDS encoding helix-hairpin-helix domain-containing protein, which produces MNRFFNFSTPQLRVVIFLSGMLIILSVYSFLRDYSEVDESRLKFSVTLGDNDQRYRPIIRIDLNSSPADSLELLPGIGPVLASRIISYRDTARFQKPEDIMKIKGIGYSSFEKLRDYIEVRPW
- a CDS encoding UvrB/UvrC motif-containing protein, with translation MLCQDCKKEQATVHLTQIVNNEKLVLSLCKECAAKRGFHSPLDNVAFPLSDILAGLIQQQFPEQKGDMPDLKCEGCGLTFEEFARQGRFGCGQCYQAFRPRLEMIMRKIHGSSLHKGKLPVSSADQTLPIREEERLETELKKAIKAEDFERAADLRDKLKAVRKAHLVSEDKN
- the rsmD gene encoding 16S rRNA (guanine(966)-N(2))-methyltransferase RsmD, giving the protein MRITGGIFRGRIIYGIPGMATRPTSDKTRQAVFNILMNDIEQARVLDLFAGSGALGIDAISRGAVSAVFVEANHKPAEMIRRNLKSLGLTERVIESDYREAGKILSEHKTRFDLIFADPPYDLVAPIEVIEMIVQYNLLSPQGILIIEHKYGRAAETAPGLVRLKQRKFGQTEVSFYAHNETP
- a CDS encoding ATP-dependent Clp protease ATP-binding subunit, which translates into the protein MNEMFTELARKAIEYARDEAARLRHDYIGTEHLLLGLIRLGDGRAIEIITNLGLEPQDLKASIEEVVQPSGGTMTMGQVPLTARAKKTLEVSGQEARALKSKDIDTEHILLALLKDEEGVAAQVLSMYEIDYKEVYEELKNVQSGKPSSFKRKRKKSKTPALDHYGRDLTELARRGRLDPIIGRNNEIERVSQILSRRKKNNPVLIGEPGVGKTAIAEGLAQRIVEGKVPQNLENRRLVTLDMASLVAGTKYRGQFEERLKAVMTEIINSKDVIIFIDELHTIVGAGGAEGSLDASNIFKPALSRGELQCIGATTLNEYRKYIEKDGALDRRFQTVMVEQPSVENTVHILKGLRPKYEEHHKLTISDEAIESAVKLSNRYISGRFQPDKAIDVIDEAGSRAHLATYAKPKEFAEIENEITSLQEEKEKAVKNQAFETAAQLRDELKFKKERLQEMKKEWEEKREKERVVLQEDDISQVVSQMTGIPLFRLEEKESKRLLRMEEELRKKIVGQDEAIATITRSIRRARAGLADPRRPIGSFIFLGPTGVGKTELARALAEFLFEDAESLIRIDMSEYMEKFAVSRLIGAPPGYVGYEEGGQLTEKVRRRPYSVVLLDEIEKAHPDVFNILLQLMDDGSLTDSFGRKVDFRNTVVIMTSNIGTRRIRDGKTVGFGSTEADESHDSMKKKVTEELKKIFNPELLNRIDETVVFHSLTLDHIKQIVDILLEDVAKRLADKGISFTLTDDGRNFLAGKGYEPMLGARPLRRAIQKYLEDPLAEELLRGQYAGDCDLKIGADEQKLIFSFNEKPVNDEKPEKVTK
- the rpmA gene encoding 50S ribosomal protein L27; translated protein: MAHKKGVGSSRNGRDSHGQRRGIKVFSGEAVPAGSILVRQCGTKFHPGLNVGRGKDDTLYAKITGVVRYHQKGRDKKFISVEE